A single Cucumis melo cultivar AY chromosome 4, USDA_Cmelo_AY_1.0, whole genome shotgun sequence DNA region contains:
- the LOC127148957 gene encoding uncharacterized protein LOC127148957, translated as MDRRCFAILCHLLRTIAGLTSTEVVDVEEMVAMFLHILAHDVKNRVIQREFMRSGYYYLVDAGYPNAEGFLAPYRGQRYHLQEWRGPENAPSTSKEFFNMKHSSARNVIERAFGVLKGRWAILRGKSYYPVEVQCRTILACCLLHNLINREMTNFDIEDNIDEVDSTHATTAADDIHYIETSNEWSQWRDNLAEEMFTEWELRNQ; from the exons ATGGACCGAAGATGTTTCGCCATTCTGTGTCACCTACTGAGGACCATTGCTGGACTAACGTCGACGGAAGTCgtcgatgttgaggagatggtagcaatgttcctccACATTCTTGCGCACGATGTGAAAAATCGTGTCATTCAACGAGAGTTCATGCGGTCGG GCTATTACTACTTGGTTGATGCCGGGTACCCAAATGCGGAGGGTTTCCTGGCACCATACAGAGGGCAACGCTATCACTTACAAGAATGGCGtggccctgaaaatgcaccttcaacgtccaaagagttcttcaatatgaaacATTCTTCTGCTCGTAATGTAATCGAAAGAGCATTCGGTGTCTTGAAGGGTCGATGGGCGATACTGCGGGGAAAGTCATACTATCCTGTAGAAGTTCAATGTCGCACAATACTCGCATGTTGTCTCCTCCACAACCTTATCAATAGGGAGATGACAAACTTTGATATAGAAGACAACATAGATGAGGTTGATTCCACCCACGCGACTACTGCTGCGgatgacatacattacatagaAACGTCGAATGAGTGGAGTCAATGGAGGGACAACCTTGCAGAAGAAATGTTTACTGAATGGGAGTTGCGTaaccaatag
- the LOC103499196 gene encoding uncharacterized protein LOC103499196 isoform X1, with product MAATNHRSPLLPLKSFTSLQTKPLTNLFMLKPPKISVNRTLTLQITSCLKNNLVFEDRSNGVICYRDDDGEIICEGYDDEEIHIEEEMEKLPCEKSDGRRDGEMKTDRLLLQTIWEKQLESINGGGGSGRGEIPIGANGYNL from the exons ATGGCAGCAACAAATCACAGATCTCCTCTTCTTCCCCTAAAATCTTTTACATCTCTTCAAACGAAACCTCTTACCAACCTTTTTATGCTCAAACCTCCAAAAATTTCAGTCAACAGAACTCTCACACTCCAAATTACATCTTGTTTGAAGAACAACCTG GTTTTCGAGGATCGTTCTAATGGTGTGATTTGCTACAGAGACGACGATGGAGAGATTATTTGCGAAGGATATGATGATGAAGAGATTCATATTGAGGAAGAGATGGAGAAATTACCTTGTGAAAAGTCTGATGGAAG AAGGGATGGAGAAATGAAGACGGATCGTCTTCTGCTGCAGACAATTTGGGAGAAGCAGTTAGAAAGCATTAATGGCGGTGGGGGTAGTGGGAGAGGAGAGATTCCAATTGGAGCGAATGGATACAATTTGTAG
- the LOC103499196 gene encoding uncharacterized protein LOC103499196 isoform X2 yields MAATNHRSPLLPLKSFTSLQTKPLTNLFMLKPPKISVNRTLTLQITSCLKNNLVFEDRSNGVICYRDDDGEIICEGYDDEEIHIEEEMEKLPCEKSDGRDGEMKTDRLLLQTIWEKQLESINGGGGSGRGEIPIGANGYNL; encoded by the exons ATGGCAGCAACAAATCACAGATCTCCTCTTCTTCCCCTAAAATCTTTTACATCTCTTCAAACGAAACCTCTTACCAACCTTTTTATGCTCAAACCTCCAAAAATTTCAGTCAACAGAACTCTCACACTCCAAATTACATCTTGTTTGAAGAACAACCTG GTTTTCGAGGATCGTTCTAATGGTGTGATTTGCTACAGAGACGACGATGGAGAGATTATTTGCGAAGGATATGATGATGAAGAGATTCATATTGAGGAAGAGATGGAGAAATTACCTTGTGAAAAGTCTGATGGAAG GGATGGAGAAATGAAGACGGATCGTCTTCTGCTGCAGACAATTTGGGAGAAGCAGTTAGAAAGCATTAATGGCGGTGGGGGTAGTGGGAGAGGAGAGATTCCAATTGGAGCGAATGGATACAATTTGTAG
- the LOC103499201 gene encoding uncharacterized protein LOC103499201 — protein sequence MDLTSPKYFHSPPPPLFQSNGEPPLEGRRSFYGKTKDDPFSDTFHDPLCKLNLKETSEFVKSLPMANNVTCSVSTQRRRDGVNSVTQRRVIESPSTPGRPVFGFSVRNLSRKNVPSKWDEAEKWLVCSPCNDSPAHTLKPSEPTKILKQCDNFKAQTEVFAEKSRVIEEKVSKPVPSFLESPTLVQNSSNPLRDFNGVSDLHLKDKFMDNVEPILPTKEGFLFNNSPINKMKVADAIVEVQHRDIGTEMTPLGSSTTSRCPTPFKSTSPVRHNTPASRSGPLGLAGDGGDSATVDISQLQECHLAKLQLPSQYDSVASNWSSREEEEEEISKSLRHFETGNECRKSISDSRAAAWEEEEKTKCCNRYQREEAKIQAWVNLQNAKAEAQSKKLEVKIERMRSNLEEKLMKRMAVVHRKAEDWREAARQQHSQQIQKTTEQVKKLNWRHSYSLGYSSTTSCGCFPTHNNTH from the exons ATGGATCTTACCTCTCCCAAATACTTTCACTCTCCTCCTCCTCCCTTATTTCAATCAAATGGG GAACCGCCATTGGAGGGAAGGAGAAGCTTCTATGGTAAAACCAAAGATGACCCTTTTTCAGACACTTTCCATGACCCACTTTGCAAGCTTAACCTCAAAGAAACTTCTGAGTTTGTCAAGTCATTACCAATGGCAAACAATGTCACTTGCTCTGTTTCAACTCAGAGGAGGAGAGATGGAGTCAACTCAGTGACTCAACGTCGAGTTATTGAGTCTCCTTCAACTCCTGGAAGACCTGTATTTGGGTTCAGTGTTAGAAATCTTTCAAGGAAGAATGTCCCTTCAAAATGGGATGAAGCTGAGAAATGGCTCGTTTGTAGCCCTTGCAATGACTCACCTGCCCACACATTGAAGCCATCAGAACCCACAAAGATACTAAAGCAATGTGATAATTTTAAGGCTCAAACAGAAGTCTTTGCTGAGAAATCTCGAGTTATAGAGGAAAAAGTTTCTAAGCCAGTCCCTAGCTTTCTTGAATCTCCAACTTTAGTTCAAAATAGCAGTAACCCATTAAGAGATTTCAATGGAGTTTCTGATTTGCACCTAAAAG ATAAGTTCATGGACAATGTAGAGCCAATTTTACCAACAAAAGAAGGCTTTCTGTTCAACAATTCTCCCATCAACAAGATGAAAGTTGCAGACGCCATTGTTGAGGTTCAACATAGAGATATTGGAACAGAGATGACCCCTCTTGGAAGTTCCACCACCTCAAGATGTCCAACGCCATTCAAAAGCACTTCACCTGTTCGTCACAACACACCAGCTAGCAGATCCGGCCCACTCGGTCTCGCCGGCGACGGTGGCGACAGTGCCACCGTCGACATTTCTCAGTTGCAGGAATGTCATTTAGCGAAGCTACAGCTTCCATCTCAATACGATTCCGTTGCATCAAATTGGAGCTCGAGggaagaggaggaagaagaaatttCAAAAAGCTTGAGACACTTCGAAACTGGAAATGAATGCCGTAAAAGTATATCGGATTCGAGAGCTGCAGCTTGGGAAGAAGAGGAGAAGACTAAATGCTGTAATAG ATATCAGAGAGAAGAAGCCAAGATACAGGCTTGGGTGAACCTTCAAAATGCAAAAGCAGAAGCTCAGTCGAAGAAACTTGAG GTGAAAATAGAAAGGATGAGATCAAATCTAGAGGAGAAGCTAATGAAGAGAATGGCAGTAGTCCACAGAAAAGCTGAGGATTGGAGAGAAGCAGCCAGACAACAACACTCTCAGCAGATTCAGAAAACCACAGAACAAGTCAAGAAGTTAAATTGGAGACACTCTTATTCATTAGGCTACAGCAGCACCACTTCTTGTGGTTGTTTCCCTACCCATAATAACACTCACTAA
- the LOC103499198 gene encoding alanine aminotransferase 2, mitochondrial-like isoform X2 — translation MQKYARVTASLITDLLRRRSRQSSRLLSSTHILDHPSSSSSSSLMSSSSTHPLSVATINDKVLKCEYAVRGEIVTLAQILYCNIGNPQSLGQQPITFFREVLALCDHPAILDRSETQGLFSTDAIARAWQILDQIPGRATGAYSHSQGIKGLRDTIAAGIEERDGYPADPNDIFLTDGASPAVHMMMQLLIRSEGDGILCPIPQYPLYSASIALHGGTLVPYYLDEATGWGLETSELKKQLEAAKSKGINVRALVVINPGNPTGQVLAEDNQRQIVEFCKQEGLVLLADEVYQENIYVPDKKFHSFKKISRSMGYGNEDIALVSFQSVSKGYYGECGKRGGYMEVTGFSPEIREQIYKVASVNLCSNISGQILASLVMNPPKVGDESFESYSAEKDGILSSLARRAKALEDALNSLEGVKCNKAEGAMYLFPRIYLPAKAIKAAEAVNTSPDTFYCRRLLNATGIVVVPGSGFGQVPGTWHFRCTILPQEDKIPAIVSRLTEFHKQFMEEFRD, via the exons ATGCAGAAATACGCTCGTGTTACCGCTTCACTGATCACCGATCTTCTTCGCCGTCGCTCCCGTCAATCCTCTCGCCTTTTGTCCTCTACCCATATTCTCGATCacccctcttcttcttcttcttcctcactcATGTCTTCTTCTTCCACTCACCCGCTTTCTGTCGCCACCATTAACGATAAG GTGCTTAAATGTGAGTATGCTGTCAGAGGTGAAATCGTCACTCTCGCACAG ATACTCTACTGCAACATTGGAAACCCTCAGTCCCTTGGTCAGCAGCCAATAACTTTCTTCCGTGAG GTCCTTGCATTGTGCGATCATCCTGCCATTTTGGACAGAAGTGAAACACAGGGTTTGTTCAG TACTGATGCCATTGCAAGAGCCTGGCAAATTCTAGACCAAATACCTGGAAGAGCAACTGGTGCATATAGTCACAGTCAG GGTATCAAGGGTTTGCGTGATACAATTGCTGCTGGAATTGAAGAGCGTGATGGATATCCTGCTGATCCCAATGATATTTTCCTAACAGATGGTGCAAGCCCAGCG GTCCACATGATGATGCAATTGCTTATAAGATCGGAAGGGGATGGAATTCTTTGTCCAATTCCTCAGTACCCTTTGTACTCTGCTTCAATAGCTCTCCATGGTGGCACCCTG GTCCCATACTATCTTGATGAAGCCACTGGGTGGGGACTGGAAACTTCTGAGCTTAAGAAGCAACTGGAGGCTGCCAAGTCCAAGGGTATAAATGTTAGGGCACTGGTGGTAATAAATCCTGGGAATCCCACAGGACAG GTTCTTGCTGAGGATAATCAGCGGCAGATTGTGGAATTCTGCAAACAAGAGGGACTTGTTCTTCTTGCGGATGAG GTATATCAGGAAAACATTTATGTTCCCGATAAAAAGTTTCACTCTTTTAAGAAGATTTCCCGGTCTATGGGTTATGGCAATGAGGATATCGCATTGGTGTCATTTCAGTCGGTCTCTAAAG GTTACTATGGTGAGTGTGGAAAAAGAGGTGGATACATGGAGGTTACTGGTTTCAGTCCTGAGATAAGGGAACAAATATATAAAGTGGCATCGGTGAATCTGTGTTCTAACATTTCCGGCCAGATTCTAGCCAGCCTTGTAATGAATCCCCCAAAG GTTGGAGATGAATCTTTTGAATCATATAGCGCAGAGAAGGATGGAATACTATCTTCGCTGGCAAGACGTGCAAAG GCACTGGAAGATGCTCTGAACAGTCTAGAAGGTGTCAAGTGCAACAAAGCTGAAGGAGCGATGTATCTCTTTCCTCGTATTTACCTGCCCGCGAAGGCAATCAAAGCAGCTGAAGCTGTCAATACATCTCCTGATACTTTCTATTGCCGTCGCCTCCTTAATGCTACTGGAATTGTCGTTGTGCCAGGTTCTGGTTTTGGTCAG GTTCCGGGTACATGGCATTTTAGATGCACCATACTACCTCAAGAGGACAAGATTCCAGCTATTGTTTCACGTTTGACAGAGTTCCACAAACAATTCATGGAAGAGTTCCGCGACTGA
- the LOC103499198 gene encoding alanine aminotransferase 2-like isoform X1, with product MQKYARVTASLITDLLRRRSRQSSRLLSSTHILDHPSSSSSSSLMSSSSTHPLSVATINDKVLKCEYAVRGEIVTLAQKLQEELSAKPGLHPFDEILYCNIGNPQSLGQQPITFFREVLALCDHPAILDRSETQGLFSTDAIARAWQILDQIPGRATGAYSHSQGIKGLRDTIAAGIEERDGYPADPNDIFLTDGASPAVHMMMQLLIRSEGDGILCPIPQYPLYSASIALHGGTLVPYYLDEATGWGLETSELKKQLEAAKSKGINVRALVVINPGNPTGQVLAEDNQRQIVEFCKQEGLVLLADEVYQENIYVPDKKFHSFKKISRSMGYGNEDIALVSFQSVSKGYYGECGKRGGYMEVTGFSPEIREQIYKVASVNLCSNISGQILASLVMNPPKVGDESFESYSAEKDGILSSLARRAKALEDALNSLEGVKCNKAEGAMYLFPRIYLPAKAIKAAEAVNTSPDTFYCRRLLNATGIVVVPGSGFGQVPGTWHFRCTILPQEDKIPAIVSRLTEFHKQFMEEFRD from the exons ATGCAGAAATACGCTCGTGTTACCGCTTCACTGATCACCGATCTTCTTCGCCGTCGCTCCCGTCAATCCTCTCGCCTTTTGTCCTCTACCCATATTCTCGATCacccctcttcttcttcttcttcctcactcATGTCTTCTTCTTCCACTCACCCGCTTTCTGTCGCCACCATTAACGATAAG GTGCTTAAATGTGAGTATGCTGTCAGAGGTGAAATCGTCACTCTCGCACAG AAATTACAAGAAGAGTTATCGGCAAAGCCCGGTTTACATCCTTTTGATGAG ATACTCTACTGCAACATTGGAAACCCTCAGTCCCTTGGTCAGCAGCCAATAACTTTCTTCCGTGAG GTCCTTGCATTGTGCGATCATCCTGCCATTTTGGACAGAAGTGAAACACAGGGTTTGTTCAG TACTGATGCCATTGCAAGAGCCTGGCAAATTCTAGACCAAATACCTGGAAGAGCAACTGGTGCATATAGTCACAGTCAG GGTATCAAGGGTTTGCGTGATACAATTGCTGCTGGAATTGAAGAGCGTGATGGATATCCTGCTGATCCCAATGATATTTTCCTAACAGATGGTGCAAGCCCAGCG GTCCACATGATGATGCAATTGCTTATAAGATCGGAAGGGGATGGAATTCTTTGTCCAATTCCTCAGTACCCTTTGTACTCTGCTTCAATAGCTCTCCATGGTGGCACCCTG GTCCCATACTATCTTGATGAAGCCACTGGGTGGGGACTGGAAACTTCTGAGCTTAAGAAGCAACTGGAGGCTGCCAAGTCCAAGGGTATAAATGTTAGGGCACTGGTGGTAATAAATCCTGGGAATCCCACAGGACAG GTTCTTGCTGAGGATAATCAGCGGCAGATTGTGGAATTCTGCAAACAAGAGGGACTTGTTCTTCTTGCGGATGAG GTATATCAGGAAAACATTTATGTTCCCGATAAAAAGTTTCACTCTTTTAAGAAGATTTCCCGGTCTATGGGTTATGGCAATGAGGATATCGCATTGGTGTCATTTCAGTCGGTCTCTAAAG GTTACTATGGTGAGTGTGGAAAAAGAGGTGGATACATGGAGGTTACTGGTTTCAGTCCTGAGATAAGGGAACAAATATATAAAGTGGCATCGGTGAATCTGTGTTCTAACATTTCCGGCCAGATTCTAGCCAGCCTTGTAATGAATCCCCCAAAG GTTGGAGATGAATCTTTTGAATCATATAGCGCAGAGAAGGATGGAATACTATCTTCGCTGGCAAGACGTGCAAAG GCACTGGAAGATGCTCTGAACAGTCTAGAAGGTGTCAAGTGCAACAAAGCTGAAGGAGCGATGTATCTCTTTCCTCGTATTTACCTGCCCGCGAAGGCAATCAAAGCAGCTGAAGCTGTCAATACATCTCCTGATACTTTCTATTGCCGTCGCCTCCTTAATGCTACTGGAATTGTCGTTGTGCCAGGTTCTGGTTTTGGTCAG GTTCCGGGTACATGGCATTTTAGATGCACCATACTACCTCAAGAGGACAAGATTCCAGCTATTGTTTCACGTTTGACAGAGTTCCACAAACAATTCATGGAAGAGTTCCGCGACTGA